The Nematostella vectensis chromosome 6, jaNemVect1.1, whole genome shotgun sequence region ctcgcaatttgattggctcccgtactcactatctattgatccatagatagtgagtagcgaAATAGCCGGCCTTTTCGTGACAAAAGAGattatttattactgagagttattaaaatcgtcatttatttgaaggtagtatgtgagtggatttatacttaAAACAATTAGCCTACTCGTTCTCGTTTTCTATTTAGTTAAATAGTCTACGCGcctcgttgactatctattgactcatagaaaactcgacctcgtagtctaattgttgaatatatttatttttttatattttatatatatctAAAATGAAATGCCATTTTTTGCATCGAATGACCCGTTTTTCAGATAATGAGAGTTCCTGCTGTATATTTTTCAAACTTTCGCCAAATTTCCAGCAACCAGATTTCAAAGTTTtagtaaaaaagcaaaaaatcgCAAACGCACTCCAGCCATCCACATCACAAAAGACCCTCATTATCTGGAAAACGGCCAATAGATGCCAGCCGCTTGAGGCTTGGTCATTAGCTCGCATGATCTGATGCATTCTCTCTGTGTACACGTGTAGTCGTGGAGTCAATGGACCTCGCCCTGGATCGCGTTGCGGTCATGAAGAAACCAGTTGAGCGGGACGAGCTTTGAGCGCGATTATCCTCGCGCTGCAGGGGATCGACAATCGACCTCATAGAGTGGTTAGCAAAGGACTAACATCTACTAACTACCGATGCTATTTTAGACGAGATAGCTAATATAAGCTTTAGTCGAGATATACCACTAGAATATCTAGAAAATATCACCTAAAAGAAGAAGAGTTTTAGATCTAATTGATAACTATCAATTTGCAATTAAGCTCTAGTTTAGGCTAGAGCGGCTAAATTAATTTCATTCagaattataaataaatattttatagaaaataaagtaataatttaaaagCATATCTCTGATAGACTGTTCTACAACAATCTAGGGCACgggttattatttttataagtattatcattttttacaagttttcaaatttaatgaaaaacatgaaaactttgaaaatagaaataatgaaaatggcatatttccTGGGCCGGCTTGGTTACTAGGCGAAGATGGGCATATACTTTGTATCTGTGCATATAGTGTCATCTGGGTGAATTTTGTAAAGGTGTTGCGTTTCTTTTCGGAATATAAAGTATTCTGGTCCTTAAAAGTCTAGTCagttattaatcattattgtGAGAGTGTTTGGTATAATGCGCGTTTTATTCTTCCGATTTCGTAGAATGGGCTGCAAAGCGATCATATTTATCACAATTTTCACTTTTTTAATCCTCGGGGTTAGTTTTTATCGATACTATCATAACAGTAAAGATCTTTTTGGAAAATTCGATGAGGGTATTTTCACAACCGAACGGACCAGGCTTCATCATGACACATTTAGGGGTAATCTTGGCAGAGAAGGAGATAACAAACTGAGCGATGAATATCCGAGAACAAAAAGCCAAAGCAATAAGGTGCCAAATGATGAGGGACATATTGAAATACGGGACCATCAGAAGCACAAAGGCAGAATACCGACAACAAaccgaagaaagaaaatacagAAATTGAAGAGAGTGCGGCCAAAGTCAAAACTCAGAAGTCACCTCAAGGAAAGGGTATTTGGCTCCCTTTCAGATGAAGAGAAAACATTTGGTTTTGAGAGATCCATAGATAGATACAGTGACAAATATAGCAATGGAAGGCCTGTAAGAGGTAGATTCAAAGGGAAGACACGCGGCAACAAAGAAAGAATCTCGAACGCTGAGAATACTGAGCCTGGTGATAAGGATTTAAGCGACCAGCTCCGACGGATTGCTGGCCCCGGCTACACTAGACAAGGCGAAGACAAGGGATATCTTGGAATGACGAAGATGCATTCAGATGTTCAGCAACAGAAGAATGTGAATGAAGACTACATCACTAATGGTGAAAACCACTTTGGGAGGACTCTCCACAATGGTTTTGACAGAAAAGAAGGGATGACATCCGATAGGGAGTTAGCAAAGGAGGATAGTGGAAAGGTTCCCTTCGGTTCTAAGGAAGAGATCGAGAAGGCGTGGAATGACTACCAAAAAGAAATTCAGAAGGTATTgggtaaaaataaatataatacacCTTATCATTATCCCGAAAGAGAAACAGAGAGAAAGGAGATGCACACTGGACAAACCATGAAAAACATTAGCGAGGAACAATACCAGGAGAAGTTAGACCCTCAGCGAGACtctataaaaagaaaacatttaataAAGCAAAGTAGTGTGCCACATTTCCAACTGCACTCTGGTACatcttttaaaaataagtTAAACACGCATTCAAATGGACCCACTCCTAGCTCGGCGGCACCGACTGACGGCATGTCCGACCTTGTGAGAGAAAAGTTCGCAGCTTGGTTACAGAGTCGGGATTGGGCAAGACGAGAAGAGGAAAGTCCACTTTACACAGACCACAGACACACGCTGGGTAATATATCAGACATGGTTCACACTATTCATAACCACACTTACACAAATATGCATATGCTGAACCAGTTAATCAACAACACTGGTATATTATACAAAGAGGGATACATCAATACAACTTTTTACAGAGAAGCCTTCCCGAGAAGGGCTGATGGAGCAAAGCCACCTGTGTTATTGTTACACGCGCCGCAGTTCACCTCAGCGGTCTGGGTGAATATCGGCACGTTTCAAGTGTTGTCAGAAACCGGGTACCGGGCTGTTGCCATCGATTTACCCGGTTATGGTAACTCCGTGAATGCAAGTATTCCTTATTTGCGTCTAGACATCTTGACGTACATGGTGAGAATCTTGAGTTCTTTGGGGCTGAAGGAACCCATTTTAGTGTCGCCATTACGGAGCGGTGAATACGCGATGCCACTCATCATGAAATACCCACATCTGATAGGTGGATTCGTAGCGTTGGCGCCAACAGATACGTCTAAGTTCTCCCGCGACGAGTACGAGGAATTGACAGTGCCGACACTAGTTCTCCTGGGAGAGCGAGATCACACAATGCTTGGATTTGCCTCACTGGATAACCTCGAGCACGTGCCCAACAAAAGGATCTTTCTGATAGCAAATGCTACCCAGAATTGTTATGTGCAGAACCCAGTCTCCTTCCACCGTTTAATGCTTATGTTCTTACGTGAGTATGCAGCGAATATCACCGTTATCGGAGAAGCTTTCTCGCCTAAGAGACCCACAAGAAGCGCGCGTAGACTGGACATCAGCCATCATGTTAATGGCGAGCACAAGGTTTGAGTTGAGCGCATAATCGTGGGGGCCGGATTCCTCCGAGAAAAACCCAACAATGTGTCCATTATTACCTAGATAAACCTGACACTATTTAGATTATCCCCTAGATATATATAACAATGTGTCCATTACTACCTAGATAAACCTGGCACTATTTAGATTATCCCCTAGATATATATAACAATGTGTCCATTACTACCTAGATAAACCTGGCACTGTTTTGATTATTCCCTAGATTATCCCCTAgatatatataaaaatgtgTCCATTACTACCTAGATAAACCTGGCACTGTTTAGATTATCCCCTAGATATCTCCAACAATGTGTCCATTACTACCTAGATAAACCTGACACTGTTTAGATTATCCCCTAGATATATATAGCAATGTGTCCATTACTACCTAGATAAACCTGACACTATTTAGATCATCCCCTAGATATCTCCAACAATGTGTCCATTACTACCTAGCAAGACACCATGATAAAAGAGAACGAACGGCcagtattagggtatgttccaatgatgacgtccgtgaaagctatttttagaacaaccagttatttttagataggcctctgattggtcagcgcTCACGTCTAGCAACATGAGTCTcacgcgcgatcacatcttgagctatgtgaaccggcaaaggatggaaaaatttttttaccgaaaataccttccttttttacgaaagctgtgaaaataatattccatagagtacgctggGTCCAATCAACCGTTGGGacattgaaatgtataaagtgcGTGATTCTAGGCTGTgggatcaacttccccagtaaaagttttcactgctgattcgcaaattataaaacacaattctcttccaattcccttttaatgaaaaagatacatccagaacttaataaCATTATATTCACATCGATATTGTGGTTATTAAGACATGTATTTCATAAATAAAAGATTTTAAGTCTTTATAATTAGGTAAATCTTTattccagtgacaagggtttcttgagtgacatgatttttGAACTTTtgtgtgaaaaattgaagttcattcatctaaaaaaaattaagatcAAAGagccttcttgtattaaaaaaCATAACATAGATTCTGATAATGCCTAAGTATTctatctcaccgaattgcagagaaaaagaactttttaggagtctgcacgatgcatcttgaatgaactccaaattcgccgtctccccgacgtcttcccgttcaattatataaataacatctagataacttaacatcagataacttaacagataccagtacaccaccctacgagtagcattgtgatcatgagctATGAggagcagctaaaaggataaaaacaggtagcgaacgaagtaaaagcgaggtgcccataaccaaatatggcgcgacgaaccatatatagatgctatgattgacaagctcgcgcaatctaaacATAGCTTTCAAGGACGACATCATGGGCCAcagggattcgttctcttatatcatggtctcttgtacCTAGATAAACCTGACACTGTTTAGATTATCCCCTAGATATATATAACAGTGTGTCTATTACTACCTAGATAAACCTGACACTGTTTAGATTATCCTctagatatatatataaaaatgtgTCCATTACTACCTAGTTAACGTTAACCACGATGTGTTTCATTTTTTGGTTTGCACCTCATTAACATTGTCGctttaatttcgcgattttaaaaaATACGCGAAAATAAAGGGACGCGGAAAAAATTGGGATGCGcgaaaataaactaaatacaCAAAAAGCCTTCAGCTGAAATATTAACCGTTTAATAAGCCTTATGGATaaaccttgtctatttagtccaGTATCGTGGAGGGTTAAGTTGGACAATTCTGAACTCTATCCCATAGATTTTTGTGGAACTTAAACGTCTTTATAACACTTTTGATGATTAAAACACATTAAAAGTTCCATTTGTTTTGCTTGCTTTTATTGTacgaaaatcgcgaaaataaagtgtcgcgaaatatcaCCATCtcaaaatagcaaaatttggatgtcgcgaaaattaagtgtaataaggtaggccGTTTGGAATTGCATTATCCTGAGCCATGTGTTTGCAGTTACACCCTAAGCCAAATGAGCAGTCTTGACATGATCTGGTGCCTCGTGCAAAAATGTCTGAAATTTAAGCATGGCGTATCAATTTTCAAGTAAATCAATTGATGGCATCAAATTCAATACAAAAATGTTATGTCTCCAGTCGAAACAAGCTGGATCATCATAGCTTTCGAAATTCGAAAGCATATCGGGATATCGggctaggggaggggggggggttgggggttcTCGTATGTCAACAGTGTCAGGACCAGCCAAAATGGCGCTATTTTTTCGCCGTGTTGAGTAGTGCTGCGATTTTAGTCTGGCAACGTCCCTTTTCTCTCTAGCAATGCTAGCCGATGCTGCCGCTGTTTTCACTGGGCTTAATGGAAATAGTCTGATCATTTGTTTTGGTACCTGTGGCCTTTATAAATGGGTGGGTCATTCAAGGTCACCACAAATGTCTCAAACAGCGGATTAGGGTAAATTCTCAAGCTGTTAACAAACGCAAATAATAGTTTCCGACTGAGCAATGACGTGCAGGTGCACACGAGTCACGTAATGCTTTATGGCTTTACACAAAGGTCCGACAAGGTGTAAAGAAaaacgcagtggctatatgcccgacagtcgggaaaggtcctcgatggactaaatgccagacagttttcaatttattcaattaacccagtaaattgtcgacctagtaagttcaaagtattctatatttgttgatTATTCAAGATGTAGGCTAATAGTTAATAATCACAAACAACATGAGTGTTTAGCTCTGTAGCTAAAGGCGGACTCAGCATCCgggacttttttttattgtttctaGCACAGGTAACCCAGATATTGTAACAGTTTAGTAAGGGTAAGCAAATCTGAATTGAGTTTTGGGCATTGAATGTTTTCCGTCGTCAATGTTCACCATAACATCGTAATTTTAGTGACACTTACGAATTTTCTACAACATGCAGCTTAATGTCGGCGGTTGACAATTCACGAAAATATCACCGTAAATTGTCGACCTattgagttcaaagtattgtcGACCTattgagttcaaagtattgtcGACCTattgagttcaaagtattgtcGACCTATTAAGTTCAAAATATTGTCGACCTATTGAGTTCAAAGAATTGTCGACCTattgagttcaaagtattgtcGACCTATTGAGTTCAAAGAATTGTCGACCTattgagttcaaagtattgtcGACCTattgagttcaaagtattgtcGACCTATTAAGTTCAAAGTATTGTCGACCTATTAAGTTCAAAGTATTGTCGACCTATTGAGTTCAAAGTACTGTCGACCTattgagttcaaagtattgtcGACCTATGGAGTTCAAAGAATTTTCGACCTattgagttcaaagtattgtcGACCTATggagttcaaagtattgtcGACCTattgagttcaaagtattgtcGACCTATggagttcaaagtattgtcGACCTATggagttcaaagtattgtcGACCTATggagttcaaagtattgtcGACCTATTGAGTTCAAAGTACTGTCGACCTattgagttcaaagtattgtcGACCTATggagttcaaagtattgtcGACCTattgagttcaaagtattgtcGACCTATggagttcaaagtattgtcGACCTATggagttcaaagtattgtcGACCTattgagttcaaagtattgtcTACCTattgagttcaaagtattgtcGACCTattgagttcaaagtattgtcGACCTattgagttcaaagtattgtcGACCTATggagttcaaagtattgtcGACCTattgagttcaaagtattgtcGACCTattgagttcaaagtattgtcGACCTATggagttcaaagtattgtcGACCTattgagttcaaagtattgtcGACCTATggagttcaaagtattgtcGACCTATggagttcaaagtattgtcGACCTattgagttcaaagtattgtcGACCTattgagttcaaagtattgtcGACCTATggagttcaaagtattgtcGACCTattgagttcaaagtattgtttatttgttggGGAAGGGCAAGCACCTTCCTCACCACACAtatggtaccgaggaatcttatTGTCTTTTTAGAGAactccattgactaaagattGTCAAAGttactgtttttcttttctgattacaagtcttAAAGTTTACAAAACACCTGTGGGACGGCAACCTTGAAAATGACAACGAATCATGCAGttcttccaaataaggaatatattagtttccttacaTGGAAGTGACgtgtttggcaaaaacgacaatttatggttaattctttttttatatgacGGCAGTCCGCTTTCGGTTGTCAAaaaacgtgctatttgtagacagaacaataaagcataagcgaaCTAGATAAAAAAGGGCGTTCTAGATCAATCTGGTACGTCATAAATCTAAAGGCAAATTTTTTTAGCCAAATCCGAAAATAAAGTGGCATTAAAATGCATTTAAAATCCCTTTTTCATAGTTAATTAACTAGGCTTTTTTCTATTGGGGTGgtaagatttttatcagaaaactccccacctccccacccccaccccggaAAAAtcaggtccactttttcggatttcgcaacccccctcccccctcaagaaaaatcctgggtacgggcctgcactATATATGGTAAATTATATATGGTAAAATAACTTAATATGATAAATAACATCTGTTTTGTTGTTaaagtaaaaaaggtattctCGCTGTAGGAGCTGTGTGTTAAAGCAGGTAGCAATTAGCCTTGGGCCTGGTACCGGCGAGTTGGCATTGTGTGCGAAAAGGACGGCAGCACGTGCTAATAAGAATATCCCCAGATCCAATTAGTTTTGACAAAACTAGTAGAAGTTATACTTTCTGATGGATCAATTTAAATGGAAAATACGGTTCTTGCATGCTCGTGCAAATGAACTATATATCATATTTCTGGGCTTTATCATTGACAGAGTTTGATAGAAGAATTTTAGGTGGACGTTTGATAGGAATTCCAAGGTCGGGTGTTCCACGTGGGTAGTGGAATACAGGTCGTCTCTAGCAGGTGTATTAAAGGACCATGAGCCACATGACGAAATTGGATGGTAAAATGTCCCGAGAAAAATTACGCTACGCTGTGATACGATTCGTGTGATGATAGTGGTTAAAACGTGAGCACTATGTTGATACACAACTAGTGGAGGGCTTTTTATATTAAATGGTCCGTGATTCTTGTATCTGTTTGCAAAAGGGATTGTCAAGCTAAACAAAAGACTTGTATTTGTCCAAGGGGATTAAACACAAAGAAACACTGAGAGAATGAATACAGTTTTGATTTAATTTTTCAGAAAATAAAGGAGGTATTATATTATTACAATAacgaagaaaaagaaaaacattaacCTCAAGAGTCAAAGCATACGTTTGGTAAATGAGCTATTATGGTTCCAAGTAAGGAAAGCACAAGAAATCAACGCCTTGACTAGCACAAAACAGTTTGTTTAAACCTAGCAAAGTGGCTTCAAAAAAAGTTTACACAACTGGtctttgataaaaaaggttaaaaaaagAACGTGCAAAATATGTGGTGACCACACACACAGAGAATAGATATGTTACTTTACCTATATAAACTTAATATTGTAAATTTACATTTAATGTTAAAGTATGAGCAAATTTCTTCACGTGAGACTTACTTGTCAACTTATGCTAGATACACGGAACTGCGCCTACAGTttacaattattatttattgtagAATGATATTATATGTGTATAATAAAAGAACCACAATCACGAGTATGAGTATGTACTGTtgcaaaagtaaaaaaaacctagcgttttttttcttatccgATAAAACGAAGAGATTTACCAGTCTCTAAGTCTTAAAAAGGCAATGGAAAAGGAGACAAAGGAAGCATGGTGGTGTGAGAGTGTTTAAGAGGGCTTACTAACATGGAATGACATTTCTCTACAAACTGGAGATAAATGGGTCATGCGATGTTTTTGTTCATCTAATTGTTACTCAGGGCACTTGTATCTTTTACTAAGATGTCGATTGTTATGAAGATATTTGCGGATAAATGGTCACGTCTCTCTTTTATTGGACGGCGAACAACAGAACTGGTAACCAAAAAAAGGGCGATTGAGATATAACATGGAATTCAAAAGCTCAGTGTCACTCTCTCTTCAAATACACTAAAGAAATTAGCAAATAGCAATATTAAGTGAAAATCAAATCcttttggccttttttttcatttatcttGAGTTACCGTTGTGAACGTTTTGTAATAAAGGATTTTCAAATTACAATTTTCAAGTATCCCAAAAACAATTTGAAActgaaattatttaaaaaaatgaattgcATACTGATAATTACCATAATTTAGTTAATTTATTAGTGGTTTGATCAGGACAAGTATCTTGAGTTAATTTCTCTCTGAGAAGCATACTGGTCTATCTAACGAGCAACGTTCGGTTTACCAAGACCCCAGTGACTATTTGGCGTGCTCCAATTGTGACCTGTTATTGACAATATGATCAGAATTATGTAAAAAGATGTTTTAGGGTTAGCTACCGTTGATCTTGAAGACTAATCGTGAATtgacaatctttttttttgctgctcAACGTGAAAGTATTGTATTTCAGGTCGCGGTGCAAGGCGACACAGACAACACAGCTCTGTCAAGATCTCGATCAGTTTGAGATGGTACCTGTCAGAAAATCCTCGAGGCGAATAAACTTGAAAGATTCTTAACACAATACGAGACAAACACATCACAACACTGTTTTTCATGATGATACACACGGGTGTTTAAGGCATACAAGCAAAATCACGAAACAACAAAAATCTTACTCAAGCGAAACTCAGCTACTCTAGTACATGTGTTCTAAACATACAAGCGTGCAACGGACGAGAAGTGAGCTCTTAAATCTCTTAACGAACCAATATTGCCCTGCCATTTAAATGACGGCCCATTTAGAAGGTTGGCTATTGCGTGAGGCAACCTAGAGGCTCTAGAAGTTTTTATTCTCCAAACAATGGGTGATCAGCGGGAGAAGTCTTCAGAGTCTAAATTGTTAATGCCTGGCTTGTAGTTTACAGGGAGACTTTAAATAACCAACACGTGTGTTGGGTGTGTGGTGCTAAGGTTATCGGTTTTGTGGTCGTTGCAAGATTCGAAAAGGTCGCGGTAGCGTCTACACCTTTTCATAACTtgattttgaaaacgaaaactAACCGTAATTAGGGGGAGTTTTGCCATATGGGGAAATCTGAGTAAAAACACAAACCGTTAATAAAGTGACCTATCCGGCCACGTTATTTTAGTAACAAATACTCGTACTGTTTATTAACAAACACATTTTGCGTGTTAAACTTAGTTTGCTAAGAAACCAGGTTTTCTTTCTCGCGTTTCCAAGCGATTGCATCCTTGAACTTACAAATTTTGTTAACGAGAGGCTGGCTATTAACACTATTAAACTACTAATGAGCTTTAGTGCAAAGTGAAATGTCTTTAATACGTGGATGATAAAAATCTTTCTAAAATCTTATAAAACTTGAATAACGTTATTTGATAGAAACATGAAGAAATGAAATGCGAAAAGGGAAGCCAGTTGGATTCAGATTAAGAAGGGTGTGATGAAAAGGTATTCTTGATAAGGTcagagaaaagaaaagctcCCCAGATTGACACGAAGTGAAATTTAATCCGAGAGAACAATAGCTCAAGAAACGTTAATCCAATCAATAAAAGCTTCTAGACAGTTTTAGGATAATACGTAGCCAATTACCAGAATAGACCCCGATTCATGAATACAAATGTAACGAAACTCTGGTCCATTAGCAACATCTGTTCGAGCGTTAGTTCTGCGTCGACCTAAAATAGCGTTAGAGCATAATAAGCTAAAGAACAAAGACTTGTTGTATGGCATAGAGCAGGTAGTATATTGTCATCCCAAGTGCCTTTATTTCCATCCATCGACATTATTCGTTTCTGCTTTTGTTAACAGGAGTCGATGCATGATTTTAAGACGGTTTTGAATTTTCCGTTGGTAAGATGTCATAAGAAAGATTtgaatttgaaataaaaggtTTCAAGCCCCTTATAGTCCTAAAAAGCTGACAAGATGTCGAATTAACAATTAACTTCGGTGTTTTGGATGAATCAAAGTCATGACAATTCCAAGTTAGCTTTTTAAAGATACTCTTTATTTACAAAGTtcgtttgtttaaaaaaaattcatcacATATTGAACCCCTCCATTCATAGAATGAGTGGGAACTAACAATAAATAATCCTCAATTTTTCTTTATACAGGATGGCCTTTTAAGGTTGTAAAAACCTACATTTTTCAAAAAGTCGTTTTAATTACAAATTTACAAAAGAGGAACTAGTGCTTTTACAGgttacaaaatattttcttttctcgaAAGAAAGATTGTTCGATGTTTTGTAAAACAATCTAAGGTTTGGTAAACTAAACCTGTTAATCCGTGAAAGTGATAAAGCAGATTTTTGTAAACATTAGAACGTGCTGCTTTGCTAAGCGACGCTTCTATTGAACGTTCGGTTTCTGTGGTAAAACTCCATAGTAACTTGTTATACGATGACCATTTGCCGTCCTAAACACTAACACGATTACCTAAACTTTCTACGACTTCTACTTAT contains the following coding sequences:
- the LOC5519796 gene encoding uncharacterized protein LOC5519796 is translated as MRVLFFRFRRMGCKAIIFITIFTFLILGVSFYRYYHNSKDLFGKFDEGIFTTERTRLHHDTFRGNLGREGDNKLSDEYPRTKSQSNKVPNDEGHIEIRDHQKHKGRIPTTNRRKKIQKLKRVRPKSKLRSHLKERVFGSLSDEEKTFGFERSIDRYSDKYSNGRPVRGRFKGKTRGNKERISNAENTEPGDKDLSDQLRRIAGPGYTRQGEDKGYLGMTKMHSDVQQQKNVNEDYITNGENHFGRTLHNGFDRKEGMTSDRELAKEDSGKVPFGSKEEIEKAWNDYQKEIQKVLGKNKYNTPYHYPERETERKEMHTGQTMKNISEEQYQEKLDPQRDSIKRKHLIKQSSVPHFQLHSGTSFKNKLNTHSNGPTPSSAAPTDGMSDLVREKFAAWLQSRDWARREEESPLYTDHRHTLGNISDMVHTIHNHTYTNMHMLNQLINNTGILYKEGYINTTFYREAFPRRADGAKPPVLLLHAPQFTSAVWVNIGTFQVLSETGYRAVAIDLPGYGNSVNASIPYLRLDILTYMVRILSSLGLKEPILVSPLRSGEYAMPLIMKYPHLIGGFVALAPTDTSKFSRDEYEELTVPTLVLLGERDHTMLGFASLDNLEHVPNKRIFLIANATQNCYVQNPVSFHRLMLMFLREYAANITVIGEAFSPKRPTRSARRLDISHHVNGEHKV